A region of Pan troglodytes isolate AG18354 chromosome 23, NHGRI_mPanTro3-v2.0_pri, whole genome shotgun sequence DNA encodes the following proteins:
- the LOC129138483 gene encoding LOW QUALITY PROTEIN: uncharacterized protein LOC129138483 (The sequence of the model RefSeq protein was modified relative to this genomic sequence to represent the inferred CDS: deleted 1 base in 1 codon) yields the protein MRIPKLSPPEPAAGPGILLPCRDLFAGPEPGLGESPDSSWGSGPGREGVITMHGPYSPPAQQPQPSAGIFSDPQVDLQPLCAPVLPARLSLQYLLCALPAPHQGIASRCLVCIPGHANPLRSPFPRRSVTRTIFARTPTRSGWKDALPVNRGNCSHSLWPSWQLRRMLRAQLSRVEASDGSPLLPGVVTWALCVCHPCPGPGGQGPASRAQLPGACSSHPPVHFVCGISLLPLPLDGMAGPSYKYPDTWHQWCVKTTPRVFRGPASPVFLAGDPAFNLNAQVPQQAGAMCSQFQDVLQLSQRTEHKDSLWGLGAGSHPFGAHNIQLCPDSCPEKIMLRALLKRGAGMPEQDKDPRVQENPDDQRRVPEGTGDAQSAFRPPWDNGGLSPFVPRPGPLQRDLHAQRSEVGYNQRSQTSWMSSCTKQNAIVSSYSSMGGFLSPKRRGPASSHCQLPLRSSKTVSEDRPQAVSWGLTQCEKAADAVPGQTLAPRNGSPTSQASRPHRRKFPLLPLRQGEPLMLPPPLQLGSGVTAEDLDLEKKVALWCKSALRGEAKAIWDCRPSRPSHTLSSLATGTSVGKSKRDQIVTVSV from the exons ATGCGAATCCCAAAGCTGTCACCTCCTGAGCCAGCTGCTGGGCCGGGAATCCTGCTCCCCTGCCGAGACCTCTTTGCTGGGCCAGAACCAGGTCTTGGAGAGAGTCCGGATAGCTCCTGGGGCTCCGGGCCAGGGAGAGAAGGGGTCATTACAATGCATGGACCATACAGTCCTCCAGCCCAGCAGCCTCAACCCTCAGCAGGAATCTTCAGCGATCCACAGGTGGATCTGCAGCCATTGTGCGCGCCTGTTCTTCCCGcgcgcctctccctccagtaCCTCTTGTGTGCACTGCCCGCTCCCCACCAAGGCATTGCCAGCAGGTGCCTTGTGTGCATACCTGGCCATGCTAATCCCTTAAGGTCACCCTTCCCGCGCAGATCCGTGACTCGCACCATCTTTGCACGCACACCCACTCGCTCAGGTTGGAAAGATGCATTGCCCGTCAACAGGGGAAACTGCTCACATAGCCTTTGGCCAAGTTGGCAGCTAAGGCGGATGCTTAGAGCCCAGCTCTCAAGAGTTGAAGCATCCGACGGTTCCCCACTGCTCCCAGGAGTGGTTACCTGGGCACTCTGTGTCTGTCACCCCTGTCCCGGCCCCGGGGGCCAAGGGCCTGCCAGTAGGGCTCAGTTGCCTGGAGCCTGCTCATCCCATCCCCCAGTTCACTTTGTTTGTGGAATCTCCCTGTTGCCACTGCCCCTGGATGGAATGGCAGGGCCATCCTACAAGTACCCAGACACTTGGCATCAGTGGTGTGTCAAAACAACTCCAAGGGTTTTCCGTGGTCCTGCAAGCCCTGTGTTCCTTGCTGGCGATCCTGCCTTCAATTTGAATGCACAGGTACCACAGCAAGCCGGTGCTATGTGCTCCCAATTCCAGGATGTCTTGCAGCTAAGCCAGCGCACTGAGCACAAGGACTCTCTGTGGGGCCTAGGAGCAGGGAGTCACCCCTTTGGGGCCCACAACATCCAGTTGTGCCCT GACTCCTGTCCAGAGAAGATCATGTTGAGGGCCCTCCTGAAGAGGGGGGCAGGGATGCCTGAGCAGGACAAGGACCCCAGAGTCCAAGAGAATCCTGATGATCAGAGAAGGGTTCCTGAGGGCACCGGGGATGCACAGTCTGCCTTTAGGCCCCCGTGGGACAATGGAGGCCTCTCTCCCTTTGTGCCCAGGCCTGGGCCTCTGCAGAGAGACCTCCATGCCCAGAGGTCAGAAGTCGGATATAACCAGAGATCCCAGACCTCCTGGATGAGCTCGTGCACCAAACAAAATGCCATCGTGAGCTCCTACAGTTCCATGGGAGGCTTCCTATCACCAAAGAGGAGGGGGCCAGCCTCATCCCACTGTCAGCTGCCCCTCAGGTCCTCAAAGACAGTGAGTGAGGACCGGCCTCAGGCTGTCTCTTGGGGTCTCACCCAGTGTGAAAAGGCAGCAGATGCAGTACCAGGGCAGACACTTGCCCCCAGGAATGGCTCCCCGACATCCCAGGCCTCTAGGCCCCATAGACGCAAGTTTCCTCTGCTGCCACTCAGGCAAGGGGAGCCTCTGATGCTGCCACCTCCCTTACAGCTGGGGTCCGGGGTCACTGCTGAAGACCTGGACCTGGAGAAGAAGGTGGCACTCTGGTGCAAAAGCGCACTGCGGGGTGAGGCCAAGGCCATCTGGGACTGCAGACCCTCACGGCCTTCCCACACTTTGTCCTCACTCGCAACAGGGACttctgtggggaaaagcaagagagatcagattgttactgtgtctgtgtag
- the LOC104003671 gene encoding protein FAM246C, giving the protein MAEPGRPWAQARSAYRASEVLRRVTGRRRDPGPQSNGPGQEDARAPGRMARLRGQLRAEAASRSEAPRLLKLVERTGAGAAGAGERTGAHSRGSVCSVCGEPRGGATYPAGVLEVSERRLQEGLAAVREELGAGIEALRAELRAELDALRALLPPPPSPPARREPRAVPRAAPRGPTLPRTLGTVSALVAASRPADDAPDGPAECGAHRAPARKNHKKMPVPPGAPQGGGD; this is encoded by the coding sequence ATGGCGGAGCCTGGCCGCCCGTGGGCCCAGGCGCGTAGTGCGTACAGAGCCAGCGAGGTGCTGCGGCGCGTCACGGGCCGCCGGCGGGACCCGGGGCCTCAATCCAATGGGCCGGGCCAGGAAGACGCCCGAGCCCCGGGCCGGATGGCTCGCCTGCGCGGCCAGCTCCGGGCCGAAGCGGCTTCGCGGTCCGAGGCGCCGCGGCTGCTGAAGCTGGTGGAGCGTACAGGGGCCGGGGCGGCGGGCGCGGGCGAGAGGACCGGCGCGCACAGCCGCGGCTCCGTGTGCTCGGTATGCGGGGAGCCCCGCGGCGGGGCCACCTACCCGGCGGGGGTCCTGGAGGTGAGCGAGCGGCGGCTGCAGGAGGGCCTGGCGGCAGTGCGCGAGGAGCTGGGCGCCGGGATTGAGGCGCTGCGCGCGGAGCTTCGAGCGGAGCTGGACGCTCTGCGcgcgctgctgccgccgccgccgtccCCGCCTGCCCGCCGCGAGCCTCGCGCTGTCCCCCGCGCCGCGCCCCGCGGCCCGACCCTGCCGCGGACGCTTGGCACCGTGAGCGCCCTGGTCGCCGCCTCCAGGCCCGCAGACGACGCCCCGGACGGCCCAGCAGAATGCGGAGCGCACCGAGCCCCGGCCAGGAAGAACCACAAGAAGATGCCAGTGCCGCCTGGGGCCCCGCAAGGTGGCGGGGACTGA